Proteins from one Palaemon carinicauda isolate YSFRI2023 chromosome 44, ASM3689809v2, whole genome shotgun sequence genomic window:
- the LOC137634328 gene encoding pre-mRNA-processing factor 17 isoform X2, whose amino-acid sequence MEKELDDRRHIDPRENELKYNPKYEELFAPTLGPLRPEESKYQEAPRNTLAGYVEPAHFNAFEFESQRRTFTSYGYAVDPSISGNPDDGRRYVGDVSAAKETSGITVFETKHKPDQIPKRKRDKNDDASDIDGFQGPWAKYENEQTVMRPSEEEQHALDEILAKRQKRGKQTDDKPIEEKSLLHIKDAYDYQGRSFLHIPQDVGVNLKSPEPPEKCFMPKKLIHTWKGHNKGVSAIRWFPRSGHLMLSCSMDTKIKIWEVFNSRRCIRTYMGHKQAVRDACFDIEGKQFLSAGYDRFIKLWDTETGDCISRFTSRKIPYCVKFHPDEDKQNLFVAGTSDKKIVCWDIRTGEIVQEYDRHLGAVNSITFIDENRRFVSTSDDKSLRVWEWDIPVDFKYIADPTMHSMPAVTLSPNKKWLACQSMDNKIVIFSALDRFKMNRKKTFTGHMVAGYACTLDFSPDMSYLVSGDADGKAYVWDWKTTKLYQKWKAHDDVCIGILWHPHETSKIATAGWDGLIKYWD is encoded by the exons ATGGAG AAAGAACTAGATGATAGACGTCACATTGATCCTCGGGAGAACGAGTTAAAGTACAACCCTAAGTATGAAGAACTATTTGCACCAACTCTTGGTCCACTCAGACCAGAAGAATCTAAATACCAAGAGGCTCCTCGAAACACACTTGCTGGATATGTAGAACCCGCTCATTTCAATGCGTTTGAATTTGAATCACAAAGACGTACTTTCACTTCCTACG GTTATGCCGTTGATCCATCTATATCAGGGAATCCTGATGACGGTCGTAGATATGTGGGCGATGTGTCTGCAGCAAAGGAAACTTCAGGCATTACAGTATTTGAAACCAAACACAAGCCCGACCAAATACCAAAACGCAAGCGTGACAAAAATGATGATGCTAGTGATATTGATGGATTCCAAGGGCCATGGGCCAAATATGAAAATGAACAGACAGTAATGAGACCATCAGAAGAAGAGCAACATGCTTTAGATGAGATTTTAGCTAAACGACAGAAACGAGGGAAACAAACAGATGATAAACCCATTGAGGAAAAATCACTTTTACATATTAAGGATGCTTATGATTATCAAGGCAGATCTTTCTTGCATATTCCACAAGATGTGGGAGTAAACTTGAAATCCCCAGAGCCTCCAGAAAAATGTTTCATGCCCAAGAAATTGATTCACACTTGGAAGGGGCATAACAAGGGAGTTTCTGCAATAAGATGGTTCCCAAGGTCAGGACATTTGATGCTGTCTTGTTCGATGGACACGAAGATTAAAATCTGGGAGGTGTTCAACAGTCGTCGTTGTATAAGAACTTACATGGGTCATAAGCAAGCAGTCAGAGATGCTTGCTTTGATATAGAAGGAAAACAGTTCCTTTCAGCAGGGTATGACAGGTTTATTAAACTTTGGGACACTGAGACAGGAGATTGTATTTCTAGATTTACGAGTAGAAAAATCCCTTACTGTGTTAAATTTCATCCTGATGAAGATAAGCAAAATCTCTTTGTGGCTGGTACTTCTGATAAGAAGATAGTTTGTTGGGATATACGGACTGGCGAGATCGTGCAAGAGTATGATCGGCACTTAGGTGCTGTTAATTCCATTACCTTTATTGATGAGAACAGAAGATTTGTGTCAACATCAGATGATAAAAGTTTACGTGTGTGGGAGTGGGATATCCCAGTGGATTTTAAGTACATTGCAGACCCTACTATGCATTCTATGCCAGCAGTGACCCTTTCACCAAATAAAAAATGGTTAGCATGTCAGAGTATGGACAATAAGATAGTAATATTCTCTGCCCTAGATCGTTTCAAAATGAATCGCAAAAAAACATTTACAGGACACATGGTTGCTGGATATGCTTGTACTCTGGACTTTTCACCAGACATGTCTTATCTAGTTTCAGGTGACGCCGATGGTAAAGCATATGTGTGGGACTGGAAAACCACTAAGTTGTATCAAAAGTGGAAAGCTCACGATGATGTTTGCATTGGAATTTTATGGCACCCTCATGAGACAAGTAAGATTGCCACTGCAGGATGGGACGGACTCATAAAATACTGGGATTAA
- the LOC137634328 gene encoding pre-mRNA-processing factor 17 isoform X1 encodes MASLQFLRGYGSDSDSDTNAEEYMQHLKPIESGNTVSTDLQFNVTPQVTSTKELDDRRHIDPRENELKYNPKYEELFAPTLGPLRPEESKYQEAPRNTLAGYVEPAHFNAFEFESQRRTFTSYGYAVDPSISGNPDDGRRYVGDVSAAKETSGITVFETKHKPDQIPKRKRDKNDDASDIDGFQGPWAKYENEQTVMRPSEEEQHALDEILAKRQKRGKQTDDKPIEEKSLLHIKDAYDYQGRSFLHIPQDVGVNLKSPEPPEKCFMPKKLIHTWKGHNKGVSAIRWFPRSGHLMLSCSMDTKIKIWEVFNSRRCIRTYMGHKQAVRDACFDIEGKQFLSAGYDRFIKLWDTETGDCISRFTSRKIPYCVKFHPDEDKQNLFVAGTSDKKIVCWDIRTGEIVQEYDRHLGAVNSITFIDENRRFVSTSDDKSLRVWEWDIPVDFKYIADPTMHSMPAVTLSPNKKWLACQSMDNKIVIFSALDRFKMNRKKTFTGHMVAGYACTLDFSPDMSYLVSGDADGKAYVWDWKTTKLYQKWKAHDDVCIGILWHPHETSKIATAGWDGLIKYWD; translated from the exons AAAGAACTAGATGATAGACGTCACATTGATCCTCGGGAGAACGAGTTAAAGTACAACCCTAAGTATGAAGAACTATTTGCACCAACTCTTGGTCCACTCAGACCAGAAGAATCTAAATACCAAGAGGCTCCTCGAAACACACTTGCTGGATATGTAGAACCCGCTCATTTCAATGCGTTTGAATTTGAATCACAAAGACGTACTTTCACTTCCTACG GTTATGCCGTTGATCCATCTATATCAGGGAATCCTGATGACGGTCGTAGATATGTGGGCGATGTGTCTGCAGCAAAGGAAACTTCAGGCATTACAGTATTTGAAACCAAACACAAGCCCGACCAAATACCAAAACGCAAGCGTGACAAAAATGATGATGCTAGTGATATTGATGGATTCCAAGGGCCATGGGCCAAATATGAAAATGAACAGACAGTAATGAGACCATCAGAAGAAGAGCAACATGCTTTAGATGAGATTTTAGCTAAACGACAGAAACGAGGGAAACAAACAGATGATAAACCCATTGAGGAAAAATCACTTTTACATATTAAGGATGCTTATGATTATCAAGGCAGATCTTTCTTGCATATTCCACAAGATGTGGGAGTAAACTTGAAATCCCCAGAGCCTCCAGAAAAATGTTTCATGCCCAAGAAATTGATTCACACTTGGAAGGGGCATAACAAGGGAGTTTCTGCAATAAGATGGTTCCCAAGGTCAGGACATTTGATGCTGTCTTGTTCGATGGACACGAAGATTAAAATCTGGGAGGTGTTCAACAGTCGTCGTTGTATAAGAACTTACATGGGTCATAAGCAAGCAGTCAGAGATGCTTGCTTTGATATAGAAGGAAAACAGTTCCTTTCAGCAGGGTATGACAGGTTTATTAAACTTTGGGACACTGAGACAGGAGATTGTATTTCTAGATTTACGAGTAGAAAAATCCCTTACTGTGTTAAATTTCATCCTGATGAAGATAAGCAAAATCTCTTTGTGGCTGGTACTTCTGATAAGAAGATAGTTTGTTGGGATATACGGACTGGCGAGATCGTGCAAGAGTATGATCGGCACTTAGGTGCTGTTAATTCCATTACCTTTATTGATGAGAACAGAAGATTTGTGTCAACATCAGATGATAAAAGTTTACGTGTGTGGGAGTGGGATATCCCAGTGGATTTTAAGTACATTGCAGACCCTACTATGCATTCTATGCCAGCAGTGACCCTTTCACCAAATAAAAAATGGTTAGCATGTCAGAGTATGGACAATAAGATAGTAATATTCTCTGCCCTAGATCGTTTCAAAATGAATCGCAAAAAAACATTTACAGGACACATGGTTGCTGGATATGCTTGTACTCTGGACTTTTCACCAGACATGTCTTATCTAGTTTCAGGTGACGCCGATGGTAAAGCATATGTGTGGGACTGGAAAACCACTAAGTTGTATCAAAAGTGGAAAGCTCACGATGATGTTTGCATTGGAATTTTATGGCACCCTCATGAGACAAGTAAGATTGCCACTGCAGGATGGGACGGACTCATAAAATACTGGGATTAA